GGGTTTATAAAGATGGGAGAGTCGTTTTGGCGAATGGCACAGTTGTTGCTTCCGGAAATGTTATTTCTGCAGGAAGAAGTAATCTTTCAGGATCTACACCAGATGTTTTTGGATTGCCAATCTATTGGAGACATCCCTCTGTGAGTTTTAATTCCTCAAGACTATCTGCTTTTATTCATATTGTAAATGGTAGGTTTTCTTGGGCGGTAGTTAAGTCTTGTGGAAATCCAATCAAGGTTTGGGGTTCACCTTCTGCTACTTTACATAAAGAAATAAGAAACGTTACAAGAAATAGCGGTTGGTCAACAGGCACTGTTGAAGGAAGAAGGGGAGATACAGTTGAGTATAGGCTTACTTATGACGTTGGTGACGAATCCTTAAATAATGTCTGGCTTTATGATGCTTTGCTAGCAAATACTGCTGATGGCAAAAAAAGCTACAGAGAATATTTATCTAACCCATGGGGGCTTGAACCATCGCAATATTTTCTTTGGTACCCAAGTGGAGTAGATATTGCAGGATATAAAGTTTCAAGAATGCTTGCTTGGTATGCTCCAGGAAGAGCTCCAAGAGCGCATGGTATTGCAACTTTTAGAGCAAAAGTAGAAAGTAATACACCAAAAGATACTTATATCTGTAATGACGCGGCTTTAAGAGCAGATAGGTTAGGAGTTCGTTTTAGTAACAAAGTTTGTGTTAAAATTATTGTTCCTTCGGGACCAACTCCAACACCAACTCCTACTCCAACACCAACACCAACGCCAACTCCTACTCCGACACCTACTTCTACTCCAACTCCAACTCCAACTCCAACACCTGAAGGTGAGGTCCTTGGAGCGTATGTTGAGAAGGAACTTCCAAAAATTCCAATCACAGGTGCTTCTTCGGCAGTAGCTCTAACATTTGTTTCTTCCGCATTGGGTTATGGAGCAGTTGCAAGAAAGAAACTCAAAGAAAAACTTTTGGGTTCAAAACTCCAGAACGCAATGGATATTGCAAGAAGGAAGAAAGGACTCTAAAAGTTAATAGCTATTTTAGCTAATTTAAAACAGCCCCGCGTCGCGGGGCTGTTTTTGTTCATAAAAACCCTTGACAACAATTTTTATTTCCTTAAAATACTAGATTAGCAGTCAAAGGTCGAGAGTGCTAATTTAATGAATAAAAATAATTATGAATATAAAACCACTTTCGGATTATATTTTAATTGAACCTTTAAAAGAGGAAGAAAAAACAAAGTCAGGTATTATTCTTCCAGAGACAGCCGAGAAAGAACAACCGCAGGAAGGAAAAGTTGTTGCCACAGGACCCGGCAAACAATTAAAGTCAGGGGAGAGAGCAAAAATGGAAGTAAAAGAGGGCGATAAAGTCCTTTTTCGAAAATACGGTCCAGATGAAATTAAAGTCGATGAAAAAGAATATCTAATCGCAAAACAAGAAGATATTTTAGCAATTATTAATTAAATTTAAATTTCATGGCAAAACAAATTTTATATTCAGAAAAAGCAAAAACAAAGCTTTTAAAAGGAGTAAATAAGTTGGCAAACGCTGTTACTGTAACTTTAGGACCTAAGGGCAGAAATGTTGTTTTAGATAAAGGTTTTGGCTCACCCGAAGTTACAAACGATGGAGTTACAATCGCAAAAGAAATAGAGCTTGAAGATAAGTTTGAAAATATGGGTGCTGAAATCGTAAAAGAGGTTGCATCAAAAACTAATGATGTTGCAGGAGATGGAACAACCACAGCCACTTTACTTGCACAAAATTTAATTTCAGAAGGTTTCAAAAATGTCACAGCTGGAACTAATCCTCTCGAACTTAAAAGAGGAATCGATATGGGGATTGATGCAATAGTTGAGAAGCTTGGTGATGTTTCAAAGAAGATTTCAACAAAAGAAGAGATGGCACAGGTTGCTACAATTTCAGCAGAGGATGAGAAAATGGGCAAAATGATTGCAGAGGTTTTTAACAAGGTTGGGAAAGACGGAGTTGTAACGGTTGAAGAATCAAAAACCTTTGGTTTGGATAGCGAAATTGTTGAAGGAATGCAGTTTGAAAATGGCTACATCTCTCCGTATATGATTACAAACCCAGATAGAATGGAAGCAGTTTATGAAGACCCTTACATTTTAATTACTGACAAAAAAATATCTGCGATAAACGAAATTGTGCCTTTGCTTGAGAAAATGACCCAAGCCGGTAAAAAGGACCTTGTAATTGTGGCAGAAGACATTGATGGCGAGGCTTTGGCAACTTTAATTTTAAATAAATTAAGGGGAGTATTTAATACTCTTGCGATAAAGGCCCCTGGTTTTGGAGACAGGAGAAAAGAAATGCTCCAGGATATTGCAATTTTAACTGGTGGGCAGGTAATTTCAGAAGACATGGGTTTGAAATTAGAAAATGTTGAGATGAACCAGCTTGGTCAGGCAAGAAGAGTAGTTTCACAGAAAGAGCAAACTACAATTGTTGCTGGCAAAGGTAAAGAAAAAGACATAGAGGCAAGAATAGAGCAAATACAAAAAGAGCTTGAAGTTACAGAATCTGATTTTGATAAAGAGAAGATACAAGAAAGATTGGCGAAATTAAAAGGTGGAGTCGCTGTCATTAAGGTAGGCGCTGCTACAGAAGTTGAACAAAAGCAAAAACAACAGAAAATTGAAGACGCAGTTGCTGCTACAAGAGCAGCTATCGAAGAGGGCATTGTTCCCGGTGGGGGAGTGACCCTTGTAAGATGTATTTCTGCGCTTGATGCTCTAAAATTAAAAGGGGATCAGAAGATAGGACTTTCAATCTTAAAGAAAGTTTTAGAATCTCCTTTAAGGAAAATTGCAAAGAACGCAGGTCAGGACGATGGAGTTGTTTTGCAGAGAGTCAAAGAAAAATCACAAAATTTTGGATACAATGCCAAAAACAATGATTTTGAAGATTTAATGGAAGCTGGCATTATTGATCCAAAAAAAGTTGTAAGGAGTGCTTTACAAAACGCAGCCTCTGCTGCTGGAATGATTTTGACAACAGAAAGTGCAATTACTGATAAGCCTGAGAAAAAAGAGAGTTCAGGTGTTCCTCAAATGCCGCAAATGCCAGAGGGTTATTAAAGTTTGGCTAAGAAAAGAAAAAAAGCTATAATTTAAAAGGGTAATCTTAGGGTTACCCTTTTAAAGTAGAAAAATTATGAAAAAAACAAAAAAAGAATCCTCTGAATTGAGATTTGATATTGTTTCTGAGGATTGGATAGTTATTGCAACCGGCAGAGCAAAAAGACCAGAGAGTTTTCAAAAAGAAAGACGTAAAGAAAATTGGGAGAAAGGCGAATGTCCATTTTGTAATTTAAAAAGTCAATTATCACCAGTTTATGAATCACAAAATATTACTGTAATTCCTAATTTATATCCTGCTTTTTCTGAAGAAAGTAAATTAGACGAGAGAGAAGTTGGACCCTACAAAAGAATGAATGGGGTGGGGTACCACGAAGTTATTATTACAAAAGACCACAAAAAGCAGATGGCAGAATTTTCTATTAAAGAGACAAGAGAAGTGATTGATTGTTATCATAAAAGATATGTTGACTTAATGGACAAGAAATTTGTTAGCTATATTTCTATTTTTCATAATCATGGTAAAGAGGCGGGCGCTTCCATATCTCATCCTCATTCCCAGCTCATCGCAATTCCAATAATTGACCCCGATATCAAAAGATCTCTTAAGGGTTCAAAAAGATATTGGGAAAAGTACGGCCAGTGTCCCCACTGTACAATGATGAGATGGGACATTAAAGATAAACAAAGAATTATTTTTGAAAACAAAGATTTTGTTGTTCTCTGCCCTTACGCTTCCACCATAGCATTTGAGATGAGAATCTATCCTAAAAAACACGAAGCTTACTTTGAAAGGTTTGAAGAAGAAGAAAAGACAAATTTCGCAGAAGCTTTAAATATTGCTTTAAAATCTTTATTTAAAGGGCTCCAAGATCCTTCTTATAATTTCTTTTTACATACAGCTCCTTGTGATGGAAAGGATTATAGTCACTATCATTGGCACTTTGAAATTTTACCAAAAACAGATATCCCAGCTGGTTTTGAGTTGGGAACCGGAATTGAGATTTGTACGATTGAGCCGGAAAGAGCAGCTGAGCATTTAAGGAAATTTATCTAAATTAAATATTTTTGTAGGTAGGGTCTGTTTTTAATTCGTAGTATTTTCTTATAATTCTTCTTGCTCCAACAGCAGACCAGAGCTGAACTTTACTCATTCTGTAGTAGGCTTCTGGTTGTTCGTTAAAAAATTTCGGTGTTCCCCTTTCGTCAAAATGAACCTCGGGGACTGCTTTTAGTTCCGCAAATGTTTTTATTGTGTCTTCACAAATATTTAGGAGAGTTTTTTTGATCAATTTTTGTAAATCTTTTGGCCAGTTTTCAGTAAGAGCTTTTTTAAGATGACGACTTAGTCCTAAAACACAGAAAGCGGTTTGCTTTGTCCATATTACAAGCCCGTGGTATTCTTGAGTTGTATATCCATATTTGTTATTTTTTGCAATAACCATAGGTCCAGAAGGTGTGTAAAAATATTCTTTTGAAAGCAATCTTTCGCAGAAACTTCTTATTTCTTTTTGTGTACCGTCAAGATAAGTATAAAGATAAGCTTCATCCAGATTATTAATTTTCATTTTATCAAAACTAACACCTCCTTTTTTCTTTTTTGTGCCATATAAACAAAGCGCATAACCTATTCTATCTCTTTTATTTTTATTTATAAATTTATAATCAATTTTTTTGTCCGTCCATTTTTTAATCAGCCTATCTATTTCTTTTGCCCTTTTTTGTAATCCCAATTTTGATTGGAATTTTTTAATCGTTAAAAGTGCTGCAGGATAGAAAACACAATTTACATCAAAAGGAGCAATAATAGGGTCAATTTTCTTGAAGGCCCAATGAGAATCTCTCCAATTACCGAAAGGATAATATTCTTCTTCGTTTTTTCTTAATTTTTCTGGTATTTTTTTAAAAGTTATAAGGTCCTTATTTTTTGCCTCATCTAGGATATATTTCGCAACTTTTCTTATTTTTTTATTGTTATTTTCTTTAGCAAGGAATGTTTCTGGTAAGTAATTTAATCCGATTATATAATTTGGTTCGATATCTATCATCCTTCTGTCATAAATATCTTTTCCGGCGATTTCATGCTCATATTTATATTCGCCAATTAGTTCTTCGTGCCAACCTTCGCCTTTTTTATTCACGTGAGAGATTGATTTTTCATACATATAGTTTATAACCTCAGGCCTTAGGTCGTGAGTTCCAAGTACTGCGCTTTCCATCCAATCTCTTGGGAAAATAGTTCCAAACCGGTCTCCAGACGTTTTCCCCCATGTTATTAAGTGTTTTATTTCGATTTCTGTTCTTTCCATTATTCCTTTAACAGTTTTTTTATGTTTTCCAAAGAATTCATAATTGAAATCTTTAGCAGAGTAGAGAAAAAACTTCCTAAAAATTTTGTAGTTTATTTCATTTGTTTTTGCCTGGATAACAAAAGGTATTTCTTTCCCTTCCGTTTTTAGCTCAAACCCCAAAAGGGGAGAGGTTATTTTTTTTATTTTGATTTTTTTTGGGAATAAAAAATCTACTTGATAACAATATTCTCCGTAAGTTCTTTTGAAGATTATCTTTGTTAGTTTTTTACTAGAGGTTTTTTTTATGATTCTTGGGTAAGCCTTGCTAAAAAATTTATATCTTAGTTGTAGAAAATTTCCTGTCTTTTCTACTAGTTTTCTTAATGTTCTAATATCATCCATTATGGGATAGTAAAGATTGATTTTGCCTGCGAGAAAACTTCCTTGAATTTCAAGGTGTTGATTTATATTTTCTACTTTTTTTATTTTTATTTTATGGAGGGGTATATCGACTAAACCACAATATAAATGATTATTTGGGCCGATAATTCTAAACTGATCTAGTTCGTCAAAATCAACATAATAGCCATTTGCTATCCAGAGATTTTTTTCAATTTTTACGCTA
This sequence is a window from Candidatus Paceibacterota bacterium. Protein-coding genes within it:
- a CDS encoding co-chaperone GroES, encoding MNIKPLSDYILIEPLKEEEKTKSGIILPETAEKEQPQEGKVVATGPGKQLKSGERAKMEVKEGDKVLFRKYGPDEIKVDEKEYLIAKQEDILAIIN
- the groL gene encoding chaperonin GroEL (60 kDa chaperone family; promotes refolding of misfolded polypeptides especially under stressful conditions; forms two stacked rings of heptamers to form a barrel-shaped 14mer; ends can be capped by GroES; misfolded proteins enter the barrel where they are refolded when GroES binds) gives rise to the protein MAKQILYSEKAKTKLLKGVNKLANAVTVTLGPKGRNVVLDKGFGSPEVTNDGVTIAKEIELEDKFENMGAEIVKEVASKTNDVAGDGTTTATLLAQNLISEGFKNVTAGTNPLELKRGIDMGIDAIVEKLGDVSKKISTKEEMAQVATISAEDEKMGKMIAEVFNKVGKDGVVTVEESKTFGLDSEIVEGMQFENGYISPYMITNPDRMEAVYEDPYILITDKKISAINEIVPLLEKMTQAGKKDLVIVAEDIDGEALATLILNKLRGVFNTLAIKAPGFGDRRKEMLQDIAILTGGQVISEDMGLKLENVEMNQLGQARRVVSQKEQTTIVAGKGKEKDIEARIEQIQKELEVTESDFDKEKIQERLAKLKGGVAVIKVGAATEVEQKQKQQKIEDAVAATRAAIEEGIVPGGGVTLVRCISALDALKLKGDQKIGLSILKKVLESPLRKIAKNAGQDDGVVLQRVKEKSQNFGYNAKNNDFEDLMEAGIIDPKKVVRSALQNAASAAGMILTTESAITDKPEKKESSGVPQMPQMPEGY
- the galT gene encoding galactose-1-phosphate uridylyltransferase, which codes for MKKTKKESSELRFDIVSEDWIVIATGRAKRPESFQKERRKENWEKGECPFCNLKSQLSPVYESQNITVIPNLYPAFSEESKLDEREVGPYKRMNGVGYHEVIITKDHKKQMAEFSIKETREVIDCYHKRYVDLMDKKFVSYISIFHNHGKEAGASISHPHSQLIAIPIIDPDIKRSLKGSKRYWEKYGQCPHCTMMRWDIKDKQRIIFENKDFVVLCPYASTIAFEMRIYPKKHEAYFERFEEEEKTNFAEALNIALKSLFKGLQDPSYNFFLHTAPCDGKDYSHYHWHFEILPKTDIPAGFELGTGIEICTIEPERAAEHLRKFI